One genomic region from Gadus morhua chromosome 9, gadMor3.0, whole genome shotgun sequence encodes:
- the LOC115551406 gene encoding dispanin subfamily A member 2b-like, protein MEMKEVRAAPPSDYQELQFNRDQHTVVTIGNPVEDPRDYVVWSICNLCHGNPLCFGLVALIFSIKARDMKVIGDLQRARGYSKWALRFNGAALIIFSLIILGYVIFLSICLFSRC, encoded by the exons ATGGAGATGAAGGAGGTTCGGGCAGCACCGCCATCAGACTATCAGGAACTGCAATTTAACAG GGACCAACACACTGTTGTGACCATCGGCAACCCTGTGGAGGATCCCAGAGACTATGTGGTATGGTCCATCTGCAACCTCTGCCACGGAAACCCCTTATGCTTCGGACTGGTGGCGTTGATCTTCTCAATCAAG GCAAGAGACATGAAGGTGATCGGAGACCTGCAGAGAGCCAGGGGATACAGCAAGTGGGCCCTGCGCTTCAACGGGGCTGCGCTGATAATTTTTTCTTTGATTATCCTTGGTTATGTAATTTTTTTGAGCATTTGCCTATTTTCTCGTTGTTAG